Part of the Kordiimonas pumila genome is shown below.
CATGACCGCAGGACTTTTTGCAGGAGGACTTTTTATCCTGTCTTTCCTATTCATTACGATATGGATGTTTTACAGTGCCTTTAAAAGTGTAGAGCATAAAATTTTCCTATTCCTTGGGGGTACAGTATCGATTCAGATGGGCCTTCACTCCCTTGTGGATTTTCCTCTCCAAATGCCAGCTATTTCCTACTTCTTCACCAGCATACTGGCAGCCTGCGCATTTATACTGGCTCGGGAACGCTCTAAACGCCCACTATAAACGGCACTACTTTTGAAACCCTCTATAAATGGGGGTATTACCAGACCATCAAGACGCAATCGGGCACCCACCGCGCAACAAGCCGCTATCGCAACAAGGCAAACCTGCCAGCTAAGCTGCAATTTATCATCTACAAGACCAAGCATGGCTGCCATGATGGTACAGACACTCACCCCAACCATGCGTGAACTGGCATCAAATAAATAGTGATTCAGGAGCATGAATACAGAAAGGACACCAAGCATGAGCGCCCCAACGAGCGGCGCTGGTAACTTATGGATTTTATGACCCTCTTTATCAGGGTCGTCCATAACGCCAAGAAGTTCACCGAAATAACGAGCATTTAGCGCAATGGCTAGTACCGTCATAATACCGAGTAAGCTATAATCAGGCTCATAGAATATCTCTAAACTTTATGCAATTTACATCTATATACACAAAAATCAGGCCATTATCAGTATGTTAATAATCTCTTAAACTAGAAAGCTTTTGAGAAAGAAACCAATTGTAGACACTTTTAATGCCCTCCTCCAACTCAATAGATGCCGCCCAGCCCAACCGCGCTAATCGACTGACATCCATCAGCTTTCGCATCGTACCATCTGGCTTAGATGTATCAAACTTCAAATTACCTTTAAAGTTGGTAACACGAGCCACAGTTTCAGCGAGTTCCCGAATAGTCACATCTGTTCCACTACCCACATTTATATGGCTACACATTGGTTTGGTTTCTCTTGAATAGGCCTCATAGTCCAAGTCGAGCACAAATAGTGATGCGGCTGCCATGTCGTCCACATGTAAAAACTCTCGCTTTGGTTTCCCTGAGCCCCAGATAATTACCTCATCTCGCCCTTCCTGTACTGCTTCATGAAAACGCCGGATCAACGCCGGAAGAACATGTGAGTTCTCAGAGTGAAAATTGTCGCCCGGACCATAAAGGTTGGTCGGCATAACCGAACGGAAGTCTGTTCCATGTTGCCTATTATAGCTCTCACCAAGTTTAATGCCTGCAATTTTAGCTATTGCATATGGTTCATTCGTTGGTTCCAAGATACCGGTCAGAAGCACATCTTCACTCATAGGCTGGCTTGCCTGCTTAGGATAAATACAAGAAGAGCCCAACTGAAGTAACTTTTTCACTCCCGCTTTATATGCCGCGTGGATGACATTGCACTCTATAATCAGATTATCATAAATAAAATCAGCTGGATACGTATTGTTAGCATGAATACCTCCAACTTTAGCAGCCGCCAGAATCACTACATCAGGCTTCTCTTGAGCCATGAAAGCATGAACCTTCACCTGATCTCTAAGGTCAAGTTCCGTAGAAGGCCGCGTAATCAACTCCAGAGCTTCTCCTGCTTTTTTACGAGCTTCAAGCAGTCGTAGAATCGCCCCGCCGACCATTCCATGATGGCCTGCGACATAAACCCTCATCACCCATTCTCCAAAGGCACAGGCAGTTCAAGCCCATGCTCTTTCAGAAGGGCATAACGTTTGGCAGCTTTGAGGTCGTCAGCCACCATCTCGGCGCACATCTGGCGCGCAGTAATTTCTGCTTCCCAGCCAAGCTTAGCCTTTGCTTTCGTGGAGTCTCCCAGCAGAGTTTCAACCTCTGCTGGGCGAAAATATAGAGGATCAATCCGCATAATCACATCACCACACTTAACTTTTGGTGCATTATCACCTTCTACTGCTGTTACAGTTGCAACCTCATCAACACCTTCACCAGAAAACACTAATGTTATTCCAAGCTCTGCAGCTGTCCATATGATAAATTGTCGAACCGAATACTGCACACCAGTAGCAATTACAAAATCCTCGGCTTCCTCTTGCTGGAGCATCATCCATTGCATACGCACATAATCTTTAGCATGTCCCCAATCACGCAAGGCATTGATATTACCCATGAAGATGCACCTTTCTAACCCCTGAGCAATATTAGCAAGACCACGTGTAATTTTACGTGTTACAAATGTTTCACCACGACGGGGGCTTTCGTGGTTAAAGAGGATGCCGTTACAGGCATACATTCCGTATGCCTCTCGGTAATTTACTGTAATCCAATAAGAATACAGCTTTGCCACTGCATAAGGCGAGCGAGGATGAAAGGGAGTTTTCTCCGTTTGCGGAGTCTCCTGCACAAGGCCATATAGCTCTGAAGTTGATGCTTGATAAAATCTTGTCTTCTTTTCCAAACCCAGAAAGCGAATAGCCTCTAACATACGAAGAGTACCAACACCGTCCGTATCAGCGGTGTACTCGGGGGCTTCAAAACTCACGGCCACATGCGACTGCGCCCCAAGATTATACACTTCGTCAGGCTCTACCTTACTGATGATGCGGGTGAGGTTAGAAGTGTCTGTTAAGTCCCCATAGTGCAGTTTAAGTTGTTGGCTTGATGTGTGAGGGTCTTGATAAATATGGTCAATCCTCTGCGTA
Proteins encoded:
- a CDS encoding MraY family glycosyltransferase, with translation MTVLAIALNARYFGELLGVMDDPDKEGHKIHKLPAPLVGALMLGVLSVFMLLNHYLFDASSRMVGVSVCTIMAAMLGLVDDKLQLSWQVCLVAIAACCAVGARLRLDGLVIPPFIEGFKSSAVYSGRLERSRASINAQAASMLVKK
- the fcl gene encoding GDP-L-fucose synthase; the encoded protein is MRVYVAGHHGMVGGAILRLLEARKKAGEALELITRPSTELDLRDQVKVHAFMAQEKPDVVILAAAKVGGIHANNTYPADFIYDNLIIECNVIHAAYKAGVKKLLQLGSSCIYPKQASQPMSEDVLLTGILEPTNEPYAIAKIAGIKLGESYNRQHGTDFRSVMPTNLYGPGDNFHSENSHVLPALIRRFHEAVQEGRDEVIIWGSGKPKREFLHVDDMAAASLFVLDLDYEAYSRETKPMCSHINVGSGTDVTIRELAETVARVTNFKGNLKFDTSKPDGTMRKLMDVSRLARLGWAASIELEEGIKSVYNWFLSQKLSSLRDY
- the gmd gene encoding GDP-mannose 4,6-dehydratase — its product is MKKALITGVTGQDGSYLAELLLAKGYEVHGIKRRASLFNTQRIDHIYQDPHTSSQQLKLHYGDLTDTSNLTRIISKVEPDEVYNLGAQSHVAVSFEAPEYTADTDGVGTLRMLEAIRFLGLEKKTRFYQASTSELYGLVQETPQTEKTPFHPRSPYAVAKLYSYWITVNYREAYGMYACNGILFNHESPRRGETFVTRKITRGLANIAQGLERCIFMGNINALRDWGHAKDYVRMQWMMLQQEEAEDFVIATGVQYSVRQFIIWTAAELGITLVFSGEGVDEVATVTAVEGDNAPKVKCGDVIMRIDPLYFRPAEVETLLGDSTKAKAKLGWEAEITARQMCAEMVADDLKAAKRYALLKEHGLELPVPLENG